ACATGATATGCCAAACATGAGTCTCTTGTATCTGAATAAGCCTTTACTGGTTATAAAGGTGGTTGTTTCTTGAAGCAGGATCTATTTCAAGTTGGTGAAATGCGTCTTTAATATCCAATTTCGTAAATActtgcattttttattttaggtagCAACTTGTCCATCGTCGGCAATGGGTAATTTTCTCGTACAATGGCTCCATTTCCTTTCAGCACCGGCACTACAGGAGACACCCATTTAGAAGAACCCACTATCGGCTCTATAATATCCCTATGTTTAAGTTCTTCTTCCTGTCGAAACGACCTTTCTTTTGTTCatgtctatattattataatatttccacTTTTCGCTTCAACGTCTGTTTCGTTCGGTAGTATTGTCTGAAATGCCCCATAAGACCACACTTTAGGCATTCTTTATTCCTTGCTGAGCATTTTGCATCATTTCCAGCATGTCTAGGTTTACCACATCTACCGAATCCATGtacaaaattcttttttttcaaagttccttttaaatttactatccATTCTGTTTACTTCTTGATTCTCATTTGATTTCAGTGGGTTTTTAAACTCGTCTAATTGTTTAATAACGAAGGGTATTTGCTTCGGTGATTACTTGCTCTAATGTAATTTCATCCCCAATCTGGGATATCGTTTTTCTCAGTTCGggtagataacattttttcgttatttGGTCGATAATGTTTTCATCTCTGTCGGCAAACTGACATTTATCAGCTTGTTTTCCCAGTCTCACCACAAATTTCAATTCTTTCGTCAGGTTCTTTTTTAAGGAGCCTGAATATATGTCTCTCGTATACTTTGTTCTGTTTTGGTGCAAAGTAGGCATCAAGTTTAGATATTGCTACTTCAAACACGTCTTTGCCTTCAGTTGGTTCGACATCAGCTCCAGGAATGTTGTAAAACACTTCCTGTAAGTCTAGCCCGCCGAAATGTAGAAGAGAGGCCCTTTTCTTTACGTCTTCGTCAATGTTAGACGCTTCGAGGTAAATGAATAGTGCTCGTTTCCATCGCTCCCATCGTGCACCCATTGAGGTAGATTTACCGTTACAGTCGAGCTTTTCCAGTGAAAGGAGTGACATCTTTGGGGCGACCAGgaattatcaatttaatgattcaGATATCTATGTATCTGCAGTTAGATTTGATCTCAGATGATTCCATCtcgtatcaatttaatgatcggattatatttttatccgcATAAAGCTACTTAAGCCGTTCATACCAACAAacgtataaattgaattatcaGATTTTTAATCTGCTAAGTTAGTACCCACTAacgtacaataataattttattgtaaagcttttattttatttattgttatcaatttaatgatcagacttttaatctgcttttgttgttatttactggtatcaatttaatgatcagacttttaatctgcttttgtttttatttactggtatcaatttaatgatcagacttttaatctgctttttgttttaatttactggTATCAATTTATGATCAGTcttttaatctgcttttgtttttatttactggtatcaatttaatgatcagacctttaatctgcttttgtttttatttactggtatcaatttaatgatcagacttttaatctgcttttatttttatttactggtatcaatttaatgatcagacttttagtctgcttttatttctatttactgGCATCTATTTAATGATCAGATTTTTAGTctgcatttatttttatttacaggtatcaatttaatgatcagacttttagtctgcttttatttttatttacaagatatcaatttaataatcagacttttagtctgcttttattttgattaactggcatcaatttaatgaccagacttttagtctgcttttatttttatttacaggtatcaatttaatgatcagacttttagtctgcttttatttttatttacagatatcaatttaatgatcagacttttagtctgcttttatttttatttacagatatcaatttaatgatcagacttttagtctgcttttatttagatttacaggtatcaatttaatgatcagacttttagtctgcttctatttttatttactggcatcaatttaatgatcagactttaagtctgcttttatttgtatatacaggtatcaatttaatgatcagacttttagtctgcttctatttttatttactggcatcaatttaatgatcagactttaagtctgcttttatttgtatatacaggtatcaatttaataatcagacttatagtctgcttttatttttatttacagatatcaatttaatgatcagacttatagtctgcttttatttgtatatacaggtatcaatttaatgatcggacttatagtctgcttttatttgtatatacaggtatcaatttaatgatcagacttatagtctgcttttatttttatttacagatatcaatttaatgatcagacttttagtctgcttttatttttatttacagatatcaatttaatgatcagacttttagtctgcttttatttagatttacaagatatcaatttaatgatcagacttttagtctgcttttattttgattaactggcatcaatttaatgatcagacttttagtctgcttttatttttatttacaggtatcaatttaatgatcagacttttagtctgcttttatttttatttacagatatcaatttaatgatcagacttttagtctgcttttatttagatttacaggtatcaatttaatgatcagacttttagtctgcttctatttttatttactggcatcaatttaatgatcagactttaagtctgcttttatttgtatatacaggtatcaatttaatgatcagacttttagtctgcttctatttttatttactggcatcaatttaatgatcagactttaagtctgcttttatttgtatatacaggtatcaatttaataatcagacttatagtctgcttttatttttatttacagatatcaatttaatgatcagacttatagtctgcttttatttgtatatacaggtatcaatttaatgatcagacttatagtctgcttttatttgtatatacaggtatcaatttaatgatcagacttatagtctgcttttatttttatttacagatatcaattaaatgatcagacttttagtctgcttttatttttatttacagatatcaatttaatgatcagacttttagtctgcttttatttagatttacaggtatcaatttaatgatcagacttttagtctgcttctatttttatttactggcatcaatttaatgatcagactttaagtctgcttttatttgtatatacaggtatcaatttaatgatcagacttttagtctgcttctatttttatttactggcatcaatttaatgatcagactttaagtctgcttttatttgtatatacaggtatcaatttaataatcagacttatagtctgcttttatttttatttacagatatcaatttaatgatcagacttatagtctgcttttatttgtatatacaggtatcaatttaatgatcagacttatagtctgcttttatttgtatatacaggtatcaatttaatgatcagacttatagtctgcttttatttttatttacagatatcaatttaatgatcagacttttagtctgcttttattttgatttacaggtatcaatttaatgatcagttGGGTTCCAACTGCTTTGAGTAGATACTCCCTTTTATTTTACAGTATTAATCACAACcacatagttttaattaatttagtgaACCAGATCCAATTTAGGGTCTTTGTTAAATCTGCGTTAGTTAGGTAGACAGGTACCTACCGATTTAACGGTCAACGGTTGTAAATAAACcttgctattatttttattattattttttttatttttttttgtagacaAATAGAAACATCACTAAACACAAGCATAAtcttagtatatataaattactggtcacattgtttgtccgctatggactcctaaactaccgaaccgatatcattcaaatttgcacaccgtgtgcagtttgatctaacttaaaagataggatacatctcaatttatacccgcaatattattttattgcaaaatatttgtttcttatttaatagtcaccattctaacagatggcgctgtgttaaaagtaccaacgtttcatatAATTCTTTCAACGTTTCTACAATTTAAAGGCATAACCAccataaagcatggtggtccccatgactggtgttctcctaccgtttcccttgaatagtttactactttgtaatataacgaaaaccttagccacagcaacgcttggccggtctactagtacaatatatttctatcaCTATGTAGGTAGGTGCTAAGTGCTGTTCATATTTCCCgtcaacaataaaattatctacaTTCGTTCAGAAGTCAAGATGCAACTGTTTCTGCTATCAATAGCTAATGATTAAAACAACCGGGTCATAGTAAATTATAGGCAAAGTACTCTGGGAATGACGTCACTTGTTTAGTGCACCGTATCtttccctttttttttttttcttacttaTGTGTACTCACTTTTTTCCTCGTCGCCACATGTAATGTCCTGCTTCTTGGAGTGTTTTACGGCTCACCAACACCACAACACTTGTACAAACGTCCTACACACAACCGCTCCGTTCGGGTGTCAGATTACGACTGACTGTCTGACAAGTGACGTAGGCGCATGAGACAACCAAGCAACACTTTATTTAGTCAATACACTACAGAggatttactttaaaaatatatatataatatataacttctaTAGTTAAAAAACTCTACTctagattatattataaagagcaTTAGACTCTGTTTCAGGAGAATAATTGCCGATAGCTCAATTTCACTACATGTATCAAAGTAGTGACAATTCTGGatagaaattttaatattatttgaggACTGTAGAAATCCAAAACGGCGACCAAACCCAGCATGAGCTGATATCTAGATTtgaatgattatttataacaaaatttccTATGACGATCCATAGTTttctgtaatataaaataaaaaaatgctttttttgATCCGGATCATTTAATGATTTGTCATtttgaaaaggtgggagcttgtagtttatcagaatgccaaatcataaaatgactgcttcacgactgatttcagagcgaccgccgatgcgaaaaccgctgtgtgagttcgaaaagtgagttacagaatcgcagggcaggtctGAGACATTGCAAAAAAGGCTATTTTTGTTTCTCCACTAAGCGCTCTAATTTGGGGTTCTCCGCTCCACCAAACTGAATGGCTAGAATGTGCAATTGACTGCAGGGCCCGAACAATGTTGATATTTTTCCGGATCGCCATTGTGTTATTAAGCTTTTTAGGCctttagtaatatttatattggtATTATTGGTCAAATTTGTATAACTGTtttctttcctttttttatgtGTACTGGCCATaaatagacaaaaaataaaacaatagttaGTCCATTAGGCATCAGttgttattaatttgattattagacttattaatatacattaattatctaaattagtgttttaaaacaatttcctGTGATTAAACTACACGCTAAAGTATACACagggcagtgttggccttgtggTTTATGCGTCTCTTGTATTCTGACGTTAGAGAATCAAACTCTGTGTATGCAGAATGGACTTTTCTTTCTACGTACGCATCACTGGCTAGTATGGAAAAAGATAAtgatcgtgaggaaaccggcataccTGAGACCCAACGACCAGAACAATTTCCAAAATAACCACCTACgtacttaataaaacaatttttttcgacttttattgtttttaatattttaacatttttctttccataaaaaccttcctcaTACTTCAAGCAGTCTAGCAGTCTACGAGTTTTGCAATTAACATTgtgattaatataattaaacgcTAAACGCTTCACTTGTGActaaatgttattataaattaagtaaacgaCGTAAATTAGCATATTCGTATTTCATGTCCGCGTTTATTTGTTGTAAATACAACTCTTcgtttgaaattaataatggCACTGTTAAATATCTCAATTCACAACGAGTTATTTagaactaaaactaaattattacagCAAACATtctaactaataattattttttctctatCTGTACGTGTAAGAAGTATTGATAACACGTATTTATACTCAATAacttaaatttcaaaaaggagACTCCGTAAGTCGTAGttagtaaattatattgatgTATAACTTGGAACTCCCCGAAATAACAGCAATAAAATCCAAAACGAATGATCAAGTTCGGAGCTTCTATCGTTTTTACCTTGTTCGCGGCAATCAATAAaactaattcataaaaaatcgAAAGAAGATTACGGATTTTTTAGTGTACAGTTTACTTCATTAAAACTCGAAAACACGTTATCTtcattttttgcattttcctTGACATTCGAGTTATAAGAGATTGtacagtatatattttaaaaagatttaattttaggCTTACGTAAGCCTAAAATTAAtcctaaatacatataatacaaagtTGCAATAAGTACTACACAGGATAAAAGTACCAGCGCcgttaatttaagtaaaaattctatttcatAGAACTCGTACATGGACATGTTAGCATTCGGTGCCCGTAGATGCTTCGCCCCACCATGCCTCAGGACGTATTCTATCCACCACACTGATCTCTCTAGAGGACTCTCTGGTTGATCATTCAATAATTCACGAAGTTTTATTACGTTTTCTTTGTAACTGAAAGATAATTGAGAGATTGAAAATAGAAAGTGTTGCAATTCTCAATGAACATAATCATAGTATTTTCGAACCCCGGCTATTTGTGAATTAAAAAGGTCCATAAAGTATGTGAGAGTTTGAAACAGTTGCAGGAACCTAAAACATTGTTGGTTGCAAAACATTTGGATTGGTCAATTTCTATTAGTATCAATATCCGTTGTTCTATCAATATATCAATTTGGCTGTACCTTATTGTCTAATTGTGCAATTGTGAGATGAATAAAAGtcttttgaaatttattagTGGCGtcattttttgttatgaaaCCATTGAAGCAAAATCCTGATAgaaatttttttcatagagcaaacgggcaggagtctCATCTGAAGttgagtgataccgccacccataGAAAGTAGACACTCACtgtgccagaaggctcgcaagagAGTTTCtggcttttgtttatttttccttaGTCCTTTCTTTCGGTAGTTAACCTGAAATTTAGTTTCAAATACCCACCACCAACCAATACCCACCTTATATTATCAATGACAGTATGTATAGCatgtaattgtttttcttcAGTTATTGTTTCCATATAAAGCGCCTGACCAATTTGATGATATTCGTACAATTCAACATTGTACCATTGGTCAGC
This genomic stretch from Pieris napi chromosome 19, ilPieNapi1.2, whole genome shotgun sequence harbors:
- the LOC125059082 gene encoding UDP-glycosyltransferase UGT5-like, giving the protein MLPKETIQMFLNVFAKLPYEVLWKWETNELPGKTDNVKTAQWLPKSDLLRHPNIKLFITQGGLQSTDEAITAGVPLVGIPMFADQWYNVELYEYHQIGQALYMETITEEKQLHAIHTVIDNISYKENVIKLRELLNDQPESPLERSVWWIEYVLRHGGAKHLRAPNANMSMYEFYEIEFLLKLTALVLLSCVVLIATLYYMYLGLILGLRKPKIKSF